Below is a genomic region from Bartonella harrusi.
GTGTTTTTACGGGGTTAACGCTCCTAGATACGATTCAAAATACCGTAGGAGCCATTTCACTATTAGCTGATGCGATAACAGAGCATGAGGAGGCAGTGTTAACAAATATTGCCTTCATGGAAGCGGTTCATGCACGTTCTTATTCTTCTATTTTTTCAACGTTGTGTTCAACAGTGGAAGTTGATGATGCTTTTAGATGGTCAGAAGAAAATATTCATTTGCAAAAAAAAAGCGAGATTAGTGCTTGAACGATATGAAGCAAATGATCCGCTAAAGAAGAAGATCGCTTCAACTTTATTGGAGAGTTTTTTATTTTATTCTGGTTTTTATTTACCCATGTATTGGGCAAGTCGCGCTAAATTAACAAATACAGCAGATCTCATTCGACTTATCATTCGTGATGAAGCTGTCCATGGTTATTATATAGGCTATAAATTTCAATTGGGGTTTGCAAAACTTGATGAAGCTGCAAGGCAAGAAATGAAAGATTTTGCTTTTAATTTGCTTTTTGATCTTTACAATATTGAATGCAAATATACGGAAGATCTTTATGATGCACTTGGATTGACAGAAGATGTTAAAATTTTTCTTCATTATAATGCAAACAAAGCTCTCATGAATATAGGTTTTGAAGCTCTTTTTCCTCCTGAGGTTTGCCGCGTTAATCCTGCTATCTTAGCGGCGTTGTCACCAAATTCTGATGAAAATCATGACTTTTTTTCAGGCGCCGGTTCTTCTTATGTCATTGGCAAGGCAATTGCTACCACGGATGATGATTGGGAATTTTAAGAACTACATGCAAAAAGAAGTGTGCGAGGTATGTCGTTAAGATCTTTGCGCATTTCTAGGCACTTGAAGCCATTTTTTTCAAACAAGCCGCAAACTTCTTTTTCTTGAGAGTAGCCTATTTCGACAGCGACAAAACCTTTTGCGTTTAAGTGGTTTTTTGCCTTATGAGCGAGTTTTCGATAACAATCAAGACCATCTTTCCCACCATTCAAAGCGCGTAATGGATCATATAGCCGCACTTCTTTTGCAAGATTTTGGATCTCTTTTTCTGGAATATAAGGTGGATTGGAAACGATAAGATCGAATTGACCTGTTACAGAATCAAACCAATCGCTAAGAAGAGGCATAAAACGATTTATAACATCAGCATTCTCCGCATTTTGTGTCGCTGTTTTGAGAGCATCTTCGGAAATATCGACAGCCACTGCGTAGGAGTGGGGAATGTGTTTAAGAATCGCAACAGCAATCACACCACTTCCTGTTCCCATATCAAGCAATGTTATTTTTTTTGATTTTTCACCACGTTTTTTGAGGAGTGGTAAGACAAGATCTACGAGCGTTTCTGTATCAGGGCGTGGTTCTAAGGTACCTTGAGAGAGTGCGAAAGATATACCATAAAATTCTCGTTTTCCAATAATACGATAGACTGGTTTTCCAGAAAGGCGTCGTTGTACAGCATGTTCTAATTGTGCAATTTGCTCACAAGAGAGGCATAGATCTGGTTGGGAAATTCTATCAAAGGCATTTGTACCTGTTATCCATTCAACAAGTATTTTTGCCTCAAGATTAGCTTCAGAAATTCCTTGATTGTGTAATTTTTTTGTGTTTTTCGGATAGCATCATTAAGAGTGTATACGTTCATTCATCGTTATCCATTTCCATAAGAAGTGCTGTCTGGTGATCGGAGATGAGTGCATGAATAATTTCATCAAGATCTCCTTCTAGGACGCGGTCAAGCTTATACAGAGTAAGATTAATACGGTGATCTGTGATACGTCCTTGAGGGAAGTTATAGGTACGAATACGTTCCGAGCGATCACCAGAGCCAACTTGGTTTTTACGCGAAGCTGAACGTTCATTTTCTGCTTTTTGTCGTTCGATATCAAATAAGCGCGCACGTAAAATTTGCATTGCACGTGCCCGATTTTGGTGTTGTGATTTTTCTGCTTGCACAACCATAATTCCTGTTGGAATATGCGTGATACGAACAGCTGAGTCAGTTGTGTTGACATGCTGTCCTCCTGCTCCAGATGCACGCATTGTATCGATACGAATGTCTTCTGGACGGATTTCGATATCAATTTCCTCAGCTTCTGGAAGTACTGCAACAGTAGCAGCAGATGTATGAATACGTCCACCTGTTTCCGTTTCAGGAATGCGTTGCACACGATGAACACCTGATTCAAATTTCAGTTTAGAAAAAACACCTTTGCCTGAAATGGTTGCAATAATCTCTTTATATCCACCAACCTCCCCTTCATTGAGGGAAACGACTTCAACTTTCCAGTTATGCATATTGGCATAACGTTCATACATGCGAAAAAGATTACCGGCAAAAAGTGCTGCTTCTGACCCACCTGTTCCTGCTCGAATTTCAATAATAGCACTTTTTTCATCAGCGACATCTTTGGGTAAAAGAAGAATCTGGAGCTCTTTTTCAAGTTGTTCCATCTTTTGATATAATAATGCTAGCTCTTCTTGAGCAAGATTACGCATCTCTATATCTGTTAGTTTATCACTGATGAGGGCCTCCAGTTCTGTACTCTCTTTATAAAGAGCATTTAAGGCATGTATGGAGGTAACGATTGGTTGCAATTCTGCATATTCAGAAGCGAGTTTTACATATGTTTCAGCATTGGGATTTTCAGCCATTTGGCTTTCAATTATTTCAAAGCGTTTTTCAAGCTGTCGCATACGATCTTGTGGCAAAGAAACCATGACAATATTAGCCTAATTTGTTAATAATACTAACGATTGATTGTTTTATAGTATCCTATAAAAAGGAGTAATAAAGCAGAAAAATTGCTCTGCCAATGAAAACTATAAATCATGAAGGTAAACTTGTATAAAGACCCATTTTCATGAAGTTTTCTTTGGCGATATATATAAAATCATTAATTTAAGAATTGCGTTTTTTTCCATAAAGTTCGAGACGATGGTAAATAATATCATAACCAAGGGATTTTGCGATTTTTTCTTGCATTTTTTCAATGATATCAGACTGAAATTCAATAACTTGTCCTGTCTCTACATCGATGAGATGATCATGGTGTTGCTCATCTGCTTGCTCAAAACGAGAGGGGCCACCACTAAAGGTATGGCGATGAATTGTTCCATTTCCTTCTAATGTTTTCATGGTTCGGTAAACAGTTGAGAGTGAAATACTAGCGTCTATTTTATGAGCACGCTGAAAAATTTCAAACGCGTTCGGATGATCATCTGTATCCGTCAAAATATCGAGAATAATACGCCTTTGACGAGTGACTCTTAAACCCGCGGTGCGTAATTCTTGCTCATAGTTTCGCTTTTTATTCATATTGTTTACTGTTTTTTAAACGAAGGATCCATGACAGTGTTTATATTTTTTCTCTGAACCACAAGGGCAACGCTCATTACGTCCAACTTTCCCCCATGTGGTGACATCGTTTGGATCTCGGTCTTTAGGGTTAACAATTTTATTTTCTTGTGTTCGTGCCCACAAAGTAGAAATATTTTCTTCTCCTTGATCATTTGAAACAGAGCTATCAGTATCTGTTTGCAAAGATGTGAGGGGATCTGTAGATTGCTGAATGATTTCAAAACGCATGAGCTTAGAAGTAACAATTCTGCGCAAATTTCTAAGCATAGACTGAAAGAGTTCAAAAGCCTCTGTTTTATATTCGTTGAGTGGATCGCGTTGTGCATAACCACGAAAACCAACAACAGAACGTAAATGATCTAAACTTACCAAATGTTCACGCCATAAAGTGTCAATGGTTTCAAGTAATATGGCTTTATGGAAATAAGCCATGACTTCTGGAGAAGTGCGTTCAGTCCGTTCATTGTCAAGTTTTGTAATAGCATCTGATATGCGCTGTAAAATTTGCTCTTCAGCAATTCCATCTTCTTTTGCCCATTCTTCTACTGGAAGCCCAAGATTGAAAAGTTGATGAATTTCCTCTTGTAGAGCCTTCACATTCCATTTTTCAGAATATGTTCCCAATGGGATATAAGCTTCTACCAGATCTTCAATGACTTCATTGCGCATTTCAAGAATCGTATCTGTTAGATCCTCTGCATTCATGACTTCCATACGCTGTTCAAAAATGACCTTTCGTTGGTCATTCATAACGTCGTCATATTTTAATAAATTTTTACGAATTTCGAAGTTTCGTGCTTCGACTTTTTTTTGTGCTTTTTCAAGAGCTTTATTAATCCACGGATGGGTAATAGCTTCATTTTCTTTTAATCCAAGTTTTTGCAACATACCATCCATACGGTTAGAACCGAAGATACGCATGAGGTCATCTTGAAGAGAGAGAAAGAATTTTGAGCGACCCGGATCTCCTTGGCGACCAGAACGACCACGTAGCTGGTTATCAATACGACGGCTTTCATGGCGTTCCGTAGCAATAACATAAAGACCACCAGCAGCTAATGCTTTTTCTTTGAGGCGTTTAACATCTTTTTTAATTTCTTCAATTTTAGCTGCTCGTTCTTCTCCATCAGGCATATCCTGTAATTCTTGTCGAATACGCATTTCAACATTACCACCAAGCTGTATATCAGTTCCACGACCCGCCATGTTGGTTGCGATGGTTAAAGCTCCAGGAACTCCAGCTTGCGCAATAATATATGCTTCTTGTTCATGATAGCGGGCATTTAAGACTCTAAAGTCGGAAATACCTTCTTTTCGCAAGCGCTCTGCCAATTGCTCTGATTTTTCAATAGATGTTGTTCCAACAAGAATAGGCTGTTCCTTTTCATGTGCTTGACGGATATCACTTACAATAGCACGGTATTTTTCTTCTGCTGTTCGGTAAATTTCATCATCTTCATCAAGACGCTGTATTGGTAAGTTTGTAGGAATTTCTACAACTTCGAGACCATAAATATTATTGAATTCTTCAGCTTCTGTTGTTGCGGTTCCAGTCATTCCAGACAATTTTCTATACATACGGAAGTAATTTTGAAAAGTGATGGAAGCAAGTGTCTGATTTTCTGGTTGGATCGCAACATGCTCTTTGGCTTCAAGGGCTTGATGAAGTCCTTCAGAATAACGCCGTCCTGGCATCATACGACCTGTAAATTCATCAATAATAACAATTTCATTATTGCGAACGATGTAATCTTTGTCACGGACAAACAGTTTATGGGCTTTTAGAGCGTTATTGACATGGTGGACGATAGCAACATTTTCTATATCATAAAGACTCTCACCTTTGAGATATCCGGCTTGTTCAAGCATTTTTTCAATTTTTTCAGTACCGACTTCAGTAAAGGTTGTTGTCTTTTGTTTTTCATCTATTTCATAATCTTCTGGAATCAAAGCAGGAATAAATGTATCAATAAGATTATAGAAGTCCGTACGATCTTCTAAAGGACCAGAAATGATAAGGGGAGTACGCGCTTCATCAATGAGGATCGAATCAACTTCATCAACAATTGCGTAATGGTGCCCACGTTGAACCATTTGACTACGATCAAAAGCCATATTATCGCGCAGATAATCAAATCCCAATTCATTGTTTGTTGCATAAGTAATATCACATGCATAAGCTGCTCTACGGGCATCATTATCAAGATCATGGAGAATCACACCTGTAGAGAGACCGAGAAACCCGAAGATTTTTCCCATTGTTTCAGCATCACGATTCGCAAGATAATCGTTTACCGTAACGACATGAACACCTTTACCTTCCAATGCATTGAGATAAATTGGCAGAGTTGCCATTAATGTTTTTCCTTCACCTGTACGCATTTCCGCAATGCCACAGTCATGAAGCACCATTCCACCAATGAGCTGAACATCAAAAGGGCGCATATCATAAACACGTTTTGCAACTTCACGAACAGTTGCAAAAGCTTCTAGTAGGAGCAAGTCAACGGTTTCACCTTCTCTGAGGCGTTTACGAAATTCATCAGTTTTTTGACAAAGTTGCGCATCGCTTAACTTCACGAACTGTTCTTCCAAAGCGTTAATTTGTATAACTTTTTGGCGAAGAACTTTGAGACGTCTCTCATGAGCGGAACCAAAAAATTTACGCGCAAAAACACCTAAACCGACCATCCCTGGTCCTTTCTTTTAATTGTTATTACTATCGTTGGGTAGAGTCATAGCTATCCCCACACTTCGCACCCTTCAAGCCATTTCCCTAAGCAATGAATATAAGATGCATATAGTACCATTATACTTGTTGATGTGCAATTTATCACTTTAATTATAAAGTAGAGATAAGAGGCTAAATGCACCGTGTCAACTTTAGTCATGCTATTTAATTGATACAATACAAAGTAATTTGGGATGTAATACGTCATTTTTTCATACTATCATATTTTCCATCAATATGAGATAGGATGCAATAAACTGAGATAAAAGGACAAGTTTATGCTTTTTAAAGTAAAATTACTGATTTATTTATCTCTATTTAGAGATTAAAATGTTATGGTAAAGAAAAGAGAATCTCGAACCAGCTTTTACTTTTAAGGAGTATATTTATGAAATTCAATTTTATCATGCTTTTATTAACATCAGCCCTGTTGGCAAACACGAGTTTAAGGGTGATAGCGCAAGAAAGTTTGAATTCATCATCGAATGATTTAAAGACTTTAGAGAAAGCTTCTGAAAAAACAGTCGCTCCCTCTCATATTATGGCAATTGTTGATGGAAAAAATATTACAGCAGGGCAATTGGATGAGTTAGCGCTTGAGATCAATCCTAATTTAGCACGTTTTCCTGATGAACAACGCCGTATAATGGTTTTAAAAGCTTATTTAGATATGCAAGCACTTGCTAAAGCAGCAATCAGTGAGGGCATAGATAAGACAGAAGCTTATGATAAACGTATGGCAGTTATGCGCGACAATGTTCTTCAGCAACTTTATTTTAAACAGACAATTGTTGATCAGATTTCAGATACTGATTTGGAGGCTCTTTATAATAAAGAAGTTGCTTCTTTACCGAAAGAGGATGAAGTTAAAGCGCGTCATATTTTGGTCAAAACGAAAAAAGAAGCGGAAGCGATCATTAAGCGTTTAAGTAAAGGAGAAAGTTTTGAAGAGATTGCAAAAAAAAGTTCAACAGATGGTTCTTCTGCTGTTGGGGGCGATCTTGGTTACTTTAGTCATGGCCAAATGGTCAAGCCTTTTGAGGATGCAGCATTTGGTTTGAAAGTTGGTGAATACACTAAAAAACCGGTTGAAAGTCCTTTTGGTTGGCATGTTATTAAGGTAGAAGATCGTCGCTTAAAGCAACCTCCTGTCTTTGATGATGTTAAAGAGATGTTGCGTACACAGTTGATAAAAGAGCGTTACCAAAAACTGATTGTTGATTTACGCAGCAAGTTAGATGTGAAATATCCTGATCCTAATGTTACAAAACTGATGGAATCGCTTAGTCAGAATGGAGCGTCACTTCCTAATGAAACATCGGATGAAGAAGACACAGAATAGCGAGAAAAAAGTGGATAATATTTTTGCTTGGTGATTTAAGAGATTTGTTCCGTTCAAAACTCTTAGTATCTGCCTGTTAGAGATTATTTGTTAGCAATCATGTGTTTGCACCTGCTTCGTTTGTTTTTATGGAAAATAGACTGTGACTTTAAAGACATCTCCTTTATCCCCCAAATACATACAAGAGCTTCCGCCATTATCTGGTGTGCGGATAGCAACAGCTGAAGCTGGAATTAAATATAAAGGTCGTACGGATCTTCTTTTTATCATATTTGATAAACCAGTAAGTGTAGCCGGTGTTTTTACACGTTCAAAATGTCCATCTGCCCCTGTGGAGCATTGCCGTGCCTCGCTTCCTCATGGGGTTGCTAGGGGTGTTGTTGTTAATTCGGGGAATGCAAATGCTTTTACGGGGCGCAGAGGGAGGCATACAACAAATGAAATCATGAGTGCAGCCGCGAGTGTTTTGGAAGCTAGCGAAAATGAAATTTTCATAGCCTCTACAGGTGTTATTGGTGAACCAATGGATGCATCGGGTATTGTAAGTCTTTTACCCACTATGGTGGAGACAGCAAAGGAAGGGCATTGGTTGGAAGCAGCAAAAGCTATTATGACGACGGATACATTTCCAAAACTTGCGACACGCAGATTTGAATGTGGTGGAGAGATTGTTACCATTAATGGGATTGCAAAAGGTGCTGGTATGATTGCACCAGATATGGCAACAATGCTCTCTTTTGTCATAAGTGATGCAGGTATTTCTTCGGAGATCCTTCAAGCCTTGTTATTAGAGGCTGTCCAGGGTTCTTTCAATTCAATTACTGTCGATAGTGATACCTCAACATCAGATACGCTCATGATGTTTGCGACAGGAAAAGAAAATTTTCCTTGCATTACATGTAAAACTGATCCACGTTATAAAGTGTTCTCAAAACATTTAAGCGCACTTTTACATGAACTTGCATTACAAGTTGTTTGTGATGGAGAAGGTGCACACCATTTAATTGAGGTCAATGTGATTGGTGCGACAACAGATAAAGCTGCTAAAACCATAGCCTTCTCAATTGCAAATTCACCACTTGTAAAAACAGCTGTTGCTGGTGAAGATGCTAATTGGGGGCGGGTGGTTATGGCGGTCGGCAAGGCAGGTGTTGAAGTAGACCGTGATCTTTTGACAATTTGGTTTGGTGAACATCGTTTAGCAGTTAATGGTGAGCGAGATCCTGAATATTGCGAAGAGACGATAGCGACGTATATGCGAGGTAAACACATCACAATTCGTGTTGATATCGGTTTAGGTGCTGGTAAAGCGGCAGTTTGGTCTTGTGATTTGACAAAAGAGTACGTCATGATTAATGGCGATTATAGAAGTTAATTGGTATACCATAAATTTGATATCGAAGATCTGTATATTTTTTAGAAAAGGTGCATTTTAGGTTCCTTTATCTTAAAGAAGAGGACATTATAAAAGATGTGATTATTTTACTATTTCTGCTGGAGAGTGATATGCGTGCAAAAAGTTCACTGCTTCTTGTTGTGGCGTGTGCATTGTTAGATCAAGATAAGCGTGTTTTGCTTACACAACGTCCTCAAGGAAAATCATTAGCTGGTTTATGGGAGTTTCCTGGTGGAAAGGTTGAGAAAGGTGAAACTCCAGAAGCATCATTGATTCGTGAGTTGGAGGAAGAGCTTGGAATCTATGTTCAGTTGAACGATTTATTCCCCTTAACATTTGCAAGCCATGCTTATGAAGCATTCCATCTCTTGATGCCGTTGTATCTTTGTTACCATTATGATGGTGTTGCACAAGGACGAGAAGAGCAAAGTTTAAAATGGGTTTCTATTGATGATCTTAATAAATACCCTATGCCTGATGCTGACAAGCCATTGGTCAAGCTGTTAAAAAAATTCCTTCCTTTAGTGGGTTCTTAAGAAAAAAATACTGCGTACAGAAGAGACATCTATTGCATAATACATTGATGACAGAAGATTTATTTCTTTTTGTATGATCAACAGCTTAATCATCACTGTGATAGATATTGATTTTATAAAAACAAATTACCATTCCAATGATCGATTATTTTCTTTAATGTCATATTGTTTTTGGGTTTTAAACACTCTTATCTCTCAATATTACCTATGAATACGTAATACAGAATCTGTGCATAGCACTATCTTTATGTTTATGAAGTCATAGGTTAGTTTTATCATTTTTGCTTTTCCTTCCATGTTGGTTTGCGCTTACATTGAAATATTTATTGAGTCATTTGTTTTTCAGTTTAAGATGGCTTTTCAAATCACATGGCAATTCTTAGTGTAACTGAACAATTTTAATAAATTTATTATTTAATATCAAAGTTTATCTGTAAAAGTCATTTGATGAGAACTATTCAGCAAGCTGGTTCACAGGCTTATATAATATCCCTATAATGCATAAATATTGATAAAGCTTTTTAAATGAATTCTGAATATGTGCTGTAAGTAAAAACCAATAATGAACCTCATTCAATAGAAATAATTTTATGACGGCGTTTCTGATCTCATCTCAAATAAGGAACGCATTCTGATTCATTTTATGATTTTTAAGGTTTCAAAATGAATTCATGGAAAAATGTAACAGCCGAGCTATTTTTTGAGTTGGAATCGTATAGGAGCATGTTTTTAAAAGACAACATATTGATTTATAATGATAAATCATTGCTTTTCAACTTGTATCATATCCCCAAATATTGTAAGATTCTCTCATCTCATCTTGAGTTACTCAAAATCATTTATTTGTACGTTATAAGCGGGGCTGGTGTGTGGATAAAAAACTCTAAAGCAAGGAGTAAAAGGCCTCTTATGAATCGTCTAAATACCAAGTGCTATCGCAACATTAGAAGTTGACAAATAGTATGATGGTGTCGGTTTGCACCTTCACAAGTATAAAGATGGTTGTGCTCAATCGCTTTATCGATTCATTCTCGGACGCTGTTATGAAACGGGTTTGGGTACTTTAAGAAATATTTTTTTAAGCATCCAAGCCCATCTCACGACAATACCCATGGATGGTATAACGTTAAAGCTATTGTGCATCACAATCTTTATGTTAGTGAAGAAAAAAGCCGGTACAATCATACTCTTTACCAGCCCCAATGTTGTGGCAGCCTTTGTATTAATAAGAGGTATTTTGTCTTTAGAGTTTTTTTACTTACACGTCAGCTCCGCTTATAACGTGCAGGCATATGAACTTTTTTCAAAAGGAAAGGATTTAAAATAAGAGAATCTTACAATGAGGGGTAAATTCAACAGGAAAAATATTAAATTATCATTATAAATCAATATAACATTAGCATGGGCGGCGTTTTTCTATAGGATATTGTTTTTTTCGAGCAATACGCTTAGTTGCTTCTTCCAATGGCTCGATCATAACGTCCATAGAGAAGCCATTTGCATGGATGATATTTTCATAATCAATCATAATGGCGACATGGCTTTTCCAAAAAATCAAATCACCTCGTTGAAGCTTATCACTGTCAGTAAGTTGTGTGCCTATAGTTTTCTGCTGCATATCAGTATCACGTAGAACTATTTGATTGGTCATGAATAGAGAGTTGGACAAGTCCTGAGCAATCAACGCCAAAACCACTAACACCACCTCAAAGGTAAGGCGTGTGTATAAATATTTCGGCAACGGCAACATAATCCTTATATATGCCGTCAATAGGACTGAGATGATGGGTAATAATTGCTTTTCCATTTTCAAGTATAGAATACATGGTGTCATGAAATTCAATTTCATCAACAACACTTACTCTGCTTCCCATGGGTAAGGCATACCCTCTTGGTCCACGTAAGTCAGCTTGTAAATATTGAAAAGTGGGTGGTATTGATACGACATGTGTTTGTTTACGGTTGATATACAAAGAGCTGCTGTATCAATATAACCGGCATAACCATCTTTAAGAGATTGTCCCCACGACATGGACTTTCCTTGTTCAAAGATGAGCAATTCTTCTCCAAATAAGCACTCTGTTTGTTTTTCGCTTTTTTTATTATTTTCTTTAAAAAGTTCAGCGACAGCTGTATTAACGCGCTTTTTTTTACCTTGAACAAAGCGTTGAGTTATCACTTTTGTTTCGAGACGTTGATCTGCTAGATTACCTCTAAATGCATATAATCTAGGATCTTTAAAGATCATCTGTTTACCTTTCATTTTTTATTTTTAAACAGAATGATGATCATTATATGGATAGGATTTTCATTCTCAAAATAAATGCTGACACAATTTAAAACGATAAACAATGATTTTTAAAACTTAAGAGTTATACATCTTTATGGATATTTTGTGTTAGGTTTTATTTTTAAAGAGATGATAAAGAGCTCGAATAACCTGCGCAGAACCACCAACAGGATAGCCTGGTTTTTCTTTTGGCACCCACCCGTAAAGATCAAAATGCGCAAAATGCTTGGTTTTTTCAACAAAAGAGTTAAGAAATAAAGCAGCGACTATGGAGCCAGCAAAGTTATTTCCACTTATGTTATTAAGATCAGCAATTGGTGATGATAACATTTCCTGATAGGGTTTCCAAAGCGGCATTTGCCAAAGAGGATCTGAAACAGAATAAGCAGAGTGAGAAATTTGTTGCGCCCAGAGTGAATCATTACAATAAAATGCAGGAAGATCTGGTCCTAATGCTATCCGCGCGGCTCCTGTTAAAGTCGCCATGCAAAGCATGAATTGTGGACTTTCTTCATCGCCATAGGTCAGTGCATCAGCAAGGACAAGCCGCCCTTCAGCATCTGTATTGCCAACTTCAACACTTAAGCCTTTACGACTTTGCAGAATATCGCCTGGCCTGTAAGCATTAGAAGAAATTGCATTTTCAACAGCTGGAATTAGAACACGCAGGCAAAAAGGCAATTTTGCATCCATGATAAGTTTCGCTAATCCTAAAACATGTGCACCACCACCCATATCTTTTTTCATGATTGACATATTATTTGCCGATTTAATATTAAATCCTCCCGTATCGAAAGTTACACCTTTTCCAACCAGCGTTATTTTAGGATGATTTTCTTGCCCCCAGCGTAGATCAATGAGTCGTGGTACAGCGCTACCGGCGCGTCCTACAGCATGGATCATCGGAAAATTATGTGTTAAAAGTTCATCTCCACAAATGCTTTTGACATCAGCACCATAAACTTTTCCGAGTTGGCGTGCTTCTTTCTCGAGGGTGTCAGGATTCATATCATTGGCAGGAATATTGATGAGATCACGAACAAGAAAGACAGTTTCATAAATGCGTTGAAGCTCATCGAGGTCAACCGTTTCGTTGACAGAGATCGATAACGATTTGGAGGAAGATTCTTGACGATAACGGTTAAATTGATAACTTCCAAATGCTAGTCCAAGATAGCTATTTATTTCATGGGACGCTGTCCCTTCTAAATGCCAATGTCCAGCAGGAAGATTGTTAGCAAGAATTCCTGTAATAAAAGGGTCATCACCATTGCCAATTCCAAAGAGAACTTTTTTTAAATGACCCGTTTCGTGAGGGATAAAGAGTATTTGTCCTGCTTTTCCAGTGAAATTGTTCACTTTCATCCATGCCGTTGTTGAAGCATCAAGCGATAAACCACCAAGATTTTCTTGGTTTACTAAGAGTATAGGACAACTATTCTCAACACGTGTTGAGCTGAAATAAATGTGATGTAAATGCATATTCATGAAATCCTCATAGTCGCCGAAGTGCGACATATTCAACCAAGTGGTTTTTTCCTTTACGTAGAATGAGATTAGAGCGTGGTCGTGTTGGCAAGATATTTTCTTGTAAATTTTTCAAATTAATCGTTTGCCAAAGCTCTTCAGCGATTTTTGAAGCTTCTTTCTCATTGAGATGTGCATAACGATGAAAGTAGGATTCAGGATTTTGAAAAGCTGTTTTACGCAAACGTTTGAAGCGTTCTAAGTACCAGCGACGAATGATTTCTGTTTCAGCATCTACATAGATTGAAAAATCAAAAAAATCTGAAACAAAAGGAATAACTTTCCCATCTTTAGGAAGATCACTGACCTGTAATACATTAATCCCTTCGACAATTAAGATATCCGGACGATCAATAATAATAGTTTGATTTTCTAGAACATCATAGATCATATGCGAATAAAGCGGGGCAGGAACATTACCAATACCGGCCTTTATAGCAGAAAGAAAACACAGTAATTTTTTAATATCATAAGAATCAGGAAATCCTTTACGATGCATACGATTTTTTTTCTGTAAAACAGCATTAGGATAAAGAAAGCCATCTGTTGTAATCAAATCAACTTTAAGACTGGATGTCCAACGTTTCAAAAGTTCCTGAAGAATACGCGCAGTTGTTGATTTTCCTACTGCAACAGAGCCAGCAATTCCAATGATAAAAGGAGTTTTTTTCGTTCCTTTTTGATGTAAAAATTGTTGACGCTTATGAAAAAGTTGCTGTACAGCTTCCACATGACAGGATAATAAACGCGATAAGGAAAGATAAA
It encodes:
- the argJ gene encoding bifunctional glutamate N-acetyltransferase/amino-acid acetyltransferase ArgJ, producing the protein MTLKTSPLSPKYIQELPPLSGVRIATAEAGIKYKGRTDLLFIIFDKPVSVAGVFTRSKCPSAPVEHCRASLPHGVARGVVVNSGNANAFTGRRGRHTTNEIMSAAASVLEASENEIFIASTGVIGEPMDASGIVSLLPTMVETAKEGHWLEAAKAIMTTDTFPKLATRRFECGGEIVTINGIAKGAGMIAPDMATMLSFVISDAGISSEILQALLLEAVQGSFNSITVDSDTSTSDTLMMFATGKENFPCITCKTDPRYKVFSKHLSALLHELALQVVCDGEGAHHLIEVNVIGATTDKAAKTIAFSIANSPLVKTAVAGEDANWGRVVMAVGKAGVEVDRDLLTIWFGEHRLAVNGERDPEYCEETIATYMRGKHITIRVDIGLGAGKAAVWSCDLTKEYVMINGDYRS
- a CDS encoding (deoxy)nucleoside triphosphate pyrophosphohydrolase, whose translation is MRAKSSLLLVVACALLDQDKRVLLTQRPQGKSLAGLWEFPGGKVEKGETPEASLIRELEEELGIYVQLNDLFPLTFASHAYEAFHLLMPLYLCYHYDGVAQGREEQSLKWVSIDDLNKYPMPDADKPLVKLLKKFLPLVGS
- a CDS encoding leucyl aminopeptidase family protein, encoding MHLHHIYFSSTRVENSCPILLVNQENLGGLSLDASTTAWMKVNNFTGKAGQILFIPHETGHLKKVLFGIGNGDDPFITGILANNLPAGHWHLEGTASHEINSYLGLAFGSYQFNRYRQESSSKSLSISVNETVDLDELQRIYETVFLVRDLINIPANDMNPDTLEKEARQLGKVYGADVKSICGDELLTHNFPMIHAVGRAGSAVPRLIDLRWGQENHPKITLVGKGVTFDTGGFNIKSANNMSIMKKDMGGGAHVLGLAKLIMDAKLPFCLRVLIPAVENAISSNAYRPGDILQSRKGLSVEVGNTDAEGRLVLADALTYGDEESPQFMLCMATLTGAARIALGPDLPAFYCNDSLWAQQISHSAYSVSDPLWQMPLWKPYQEMLSSPIADLNNISGNNFAGSIVAALFLNSFVEKTKHFAHFDLYGWVPKEKPGYPVGGSAQVIRALYHLFKNKT
- the coaA gene encoding type I pantothenate kinase, yielding MSDRYSPYRVFTAQEWSQFRADTPLTLTFDEIKNLRSIDDPIDLEEVQRIYLSLSRLLSCHVEAVQQLFHKRQQFLHQKGTKKTPFIIGIAGSVAVGKSTTARILQELLKRWTSSLKVDLITTDGFLYPNAVLQKKNRMHRKGFPDSYDIKKLLCFLSAIKAGIGNVPAPLYSHMIYDVLENQTIIIDRPDILIVEGINVLQVSDLPKDGKVIPFVSDFFDFSIYVDAETEIIRRWYLERFKRLRKTAFQNPESYFHRYAHLNEKEASKIAEELWQTINLKNLQENILPTRPRSNLILRKGKNHLVEYVALRRL